A genomic region of Chionomys nivalis unplaced genomic scaffold, mChiNiv1.1 scaffold_28, whole genome shotgun sequence contains the following coding sequences:
- the LOC130869140 gene encoding protein phosphatase 1 regulatory subunit 14B-like produces MIVEWRGPAGGAALAAPAPGPGSGSTGPRVYFQSPPGAAGEGPGGADDDGPVRRQGKVTVKYDRKELRKRLNLEEWILEQLTRLYDCQEEEIPELEIDVDELLDMESDDTRAARVKELLVDCYKPTEAFISGLLDKIRGMQKLSTPQKK; encoded by the exons ATGATCGttg agtggcgcggCCCCGCGGGGGGCGCGGCGTTGGCTGCCCCGGCTCCCGGGCCGGGCAGTGGGAGCACGGGGCCTCGTGTCTACTTCCAGAGCCCCCCCGGGGCGGCCGGCGAAGGCCCGGGGGGCGCGGATGATGATGGCCCCGTGAGACGGCAAGGGAAGGTCACCGTCAAGTACGACCGCAAGGAGCTACGAAAGCGCCTCAACCTGGAGGAGTGGATCTTAGAACAGCTCACGCGTCTCTACGACTGCCAGGAGGAGGAGATCCCAGAGCTGGAGATAGATGTGGATGAACTCTTGGACATGGAAAGCGATGATACCCGGGCTGCTAGAGTGAAGGAGCTGTTAGTTGACTGTTACAAACCCACTGAGGCCTTCATCTCTGGCCTGCTGGACAAGATCCGGGGCATGCAGAAGCTGAGCACACCCCAGAAGAAGTAA